The following coding sequences are from one Campylobacter sp. RM16187 window:
- a CDS encoding KdsC family phosphatase: MIEIIFLDVDGCMTDGKIVYGANGEEVKFFDVKDGYAIESWLKLGKKVAIITGRKSAIVERRAENLKINHVYQGVSDKFAVAEEILKFEGLSFENAAAIGDDYNDYKLLKAVKWSFKPKNAIKELDVKTKLDFKGGNGAIRQMIEILIKHENLYEEWSKRWL; the protein is encoded by the coding sequence GTGATAGAGATAATTTTTTTAGATGTTGACGGTTGTATGACTGACGGCAAGATAGTCTATGGCGCAAATGGAGAAGAGGTTAAATTTTTTGACGTTAAAGATGGATATGCTATAGAAAGTTGGCTAAAGCTTGGAAAAAAAGTTGCTATCATCACAGGTAGGAAATCTGCAATCGTAGAAAGAAGGGCTGAAAATTTAAAGATAAATCATGTCTATCAAGGAGTAAGCGATAAATTTGCAGTCGCTGAAGAAATTTTAAAATTTGAAGGTCTAAGCTTTGAAAACGCAGCGGCTATCGGGGATGACTATAACGACTACAAGCTTTTAAAAGCTGTTAAGTGGAGCTTTAAGCCAAAAAATGCGATAAAAGAGCTTGATGTAAAAACTAAGCTTGATTTTAAGGGCGGAAACGGCGCTATCAGGCAGATGATAGAGATACTTATAAAACACGAAAATCTTTATGAAGAGTGGTCTAAGCGTTGGTTATAA
- the lptC gene encoding LPS export ABC transporter periplasmic protein LptC: MVIRIFYFVIAIFSVAMVYMTLQDPYYSEILKPDNSIATIGMNDVVDYEINATIVSAKYEADEWNRYKNMDEFLNFRADVLRDDTYHSVISDKAFYQDDTIKLKGNVRYLNSENLKFVSEEADYNTKTKIASSSMPFVMTKNEDKIVGNSLVYDANLKRTYAKGIQAWVQEKR, from the coding sequence TTGGTTATAAGGATTTTTTACTTCGTCATAGCTATTTTTAGCGTGGCGATGGTATATATGACACTTCAAGATCCTTACTATAGTGAAATTCTAAAGCCAGACAATAGTATCGCTACTATTGGTATGAACGATGTTGTGGACTACGAAATCAATGCTACCATTGTAAGTGCTAAATATGAGGCTGACGAGTGGAATAGATATAAAAATATGGATGAATTTTTAAATTTTAGGGCTGATGTTTTAAGAGACGATACTTATCATAGTGTTATTTCCGACAAAGCTTTTTATCAAGACGATACTATTAAGCTTAAAGGAAATGTTAGATATTTAAATAGTGAAAATTTGAAATTTGTTTCAGAGGAAGCAGATTATAATACTAAGACAAAAATCGCCAGTTCGAGCATGCCTTTTGTGATGACTAAAAATGAGGATAAGATAGTTGGCAATAGTCTTGTTTATGATGCAAATTTAAAGAGAACTTACGCAAAGGGAATTCAAGCATGGGTGCAAGAAAAAAGATAA
- the lptA gene encoding lipopolysaccharide transport periplasmic protein LptA gives MGARKKIILAFVFSILPLVAQNVEVTADDFFADENKFISELSGNVSVKKGKDILTADKVVIHFDKNRNPIKYVATGNAKFKVLIKDKNYNGSGNELVYELKSNLYTINGSGFLHEVDSDKRVYGEKISVNQNSGTYSVNSGNKKPVKFVFQVEDKKK, from the coding sequence ATGGGTGCAAGAAAAAAGATAATTTTGGCTTTTGTTTTTAGTATTTTACCTTTAGTCGCTCAAAATGTAGAAGTAACCGCTGATGATTTTTTTGCAGACGAGAACAAATTTATAAGTGAATTGAGCGGTAATGTTAGTGTCAAAAAAGGTAAAGATATATTAACTGCCGATAAGGTTGTGATACATTTTGATAAAAATCGTAATCCTATTAAATATGTTGCCACAGGAAATGCTAAATTTAAGGTTTTGATTAAAGACAAGAATTATAACGGAAGTGGAAATGAGCTTGTATACGAACTAAAATCAAATTTATATACCATAAACGGAAGCGGATTTTTGCATGAAGTCGATAGCGATAAGAGAGTTTATGGCGAAAAGATAAGTGTAAATCAAAATAGCGGCACATATAGTGTAAATAGCGGCAATAAAAAGCCTGTAAAATTTGTATTTCAAGTAGAGGATAAGAAAAAGTGA
- a CDS encoding N-acetyltransferase: MQDLVKDEVASGVILPRSDDEIAMNIRSYIVVCDKNEIVGFCALHIHTVNLAEVRSLVISKNLRDSGIGSELVRKILDEAKFYDIEKVFTLTYRKSFFEKLGFVEIPKSELPAQKIWADCIKCKHFPVCDEIALIYSF, from the coding sequence ATGCAAGATCTTGTCAAAGATGAGGTTGCAAGTGGGGTGATACTGCCAAGAAGCGATGATGAGATCGCTATGAATATTCGCTCATATATCGTGGTTTGCGACAAAAATGAGATAGTGGGCTTTTGCGCTTTACATATACACACTGTAAATTTGGCCGAAGTAAGAAGTCTTGTAATATCTAAAAATTTAAGAGATAGCGGAATAGGAAGCGAGCTAGTAAGAAAAATACTTGATGAGGCTAAATTTTATGATATTGAAAAGGTTTTTACGCTTACTTATAGAAAGAGTTTTTTTGAAAAATTGGGCTTTGTAGAGATTCCTAAATCAGAACTTCCTGCACAAAAAATTTGGGCTGATTGTATTAAATGCAAGCACTTTCCGGTATGCGACGAAATAGCACTGATATACAGCTTTTAA
- the metG gene encoding methionine--tRNA ligase, with product MKAYITTPIYYVNDVPHIGHAYTTIIADTMARFARLKGEETFFLTGTDEHGQKIEQAAQKKGKSPKAYADEISAKFKELWDEFEISYDHFIRTTDESHKLTVQNAFNKMLEKGDIYKGEYEGFYCVSCETFFTQTQLLDNECCPDCGRATSLVKEESYFFKLSKYEDALLKWYEQNEQCILPKGKKNEVVSFVKGGLKDLSITRTSFDWGVKLPTNLNEPKHVMYVWLDALMNYLSALGYTRDGEKMGFWDSAVHLVGKDILRFHAIYWPAFLMSLDLPLPKHIAAHGWWTRNGEKMSKSKGNVVVPKEVADAYGLENFRYFMLREVPFGQDGDFSQKALIERINSELSNDLGNLLNRIIGMSGKYSNYEVSSKDVKRYYGEILDESTTHLKAACENLEIFATNRYLEELWRVLNIANASIAKFEPWNLIKEGRSDEANALVSLCANLLARVAILLSPAMPKTCEKIAKAMEFEISTQNYRKIILENEVLDFVCEQTPPLFPKIEKELMSTPAPSVAEPIKDETPKIKIDEFKKCVIKVGTILDASNIEGSDKLLKFKIDLGESEPRQIVSGIAKFYGPQELVGKQVCVLANLKEAKIFGNVSQGMILTAEDGSLALLSPISSVKNGAIVG from the coding sequence ATGAAAGCTTATATAACAACACCTATTTATTATGTAAATGATGTCCCGCACATCGGACACGCCTATACTACGATCATCGCAGATACGATGGCTAGATTTGCAAGACTTAAGGGCGAAGAGACGTTTTTTTTAACAGGCACGGACGAGCACGGACAAAAGATAGAGCAAGCGGCGCAAAAAAAAGGCAAGAGCCCAAAAGCCTATGCAGACGAGATAAGCGCGAAATTTAAAGAGCTCTGGGATGAATTTGAGATAAGCTACGACCACTTTATCCGCACGACTGACGAGAGTCACAAACTAACGGTTCAAAACGCTTTTAATAAAATGCTTGAAAAAGGCGACATCTACAAAGGCGAATACGAGGGCTTTTACTGCGTTAGCTGCGAGACGTTTTTTACTCAAACTCAACTTTTAGATAACGAATGCTGTCCTGACTGCGGCCGTGCTACAAGCTTAGTAAAAGAAGAAAGCTACTTTTTTAAACTGTCAAAATACGAAGACGCCCTGCTTAAATGGTACGAGCAAAATGAGCAGTGCATACTTCCAAAAGGCAAGAAAAACGAGGTCGTAAGCTTCGTAAAAGGCGGACTTAAGGACCTATCTATAACTCGTACCAGCTTTGACTGGGGTGTAAAACTGCCTACAAATTTAAACGAGCCAAAGCACGTGATGTATGTCTGGCTTGATGCGCTAATGAACTATCTTTCAGCACTTGGCTACACTAGAGACGGCGAAAAAATGGGCTTTTGGGATAGTGCGGTGCATCTAGTAGGCAAAGACATTTTGCGCTTTCATGCGATTTACTGGCCTGCGTTTTTGATGAGCCTTGATCTGCCGCTTCCTAAACATATCGCGGCACACGGCTGGTGGACTAGAAACGGTGAAAAGATGAGCAAGAGCAAGGGTAATGTAGTCGTGCCAAAAGAGGTTGCAGATGCTTACGGACTTGAAAATTTCAGATACTTTATGCTGCGTGAAGTGCCGTTTGGTCAAGACGGCGATTTCTCGCAAAAAGCACTTATAGAGCGCATAAACTCGGAGCTTAGCAACGATCTTGGAAACTTACTAAACCGCATAATCGGAATGAGCGGCAAATACTCAAACTACGAAGTTTCAAGCAAAGACGTTAAGAGGTATTATGGCGAAATTTTGGATGAATCAACCACTCACCTAAAAGCAGCCTGCGAAAATTTAGAAATTTTTGCCACAAATCGCTACTTAGAAGAGCTTTGGCGAGTGCTAAATATCGCAAACGCAAGCATTGCTAAATTTGAGCCGTGGAATTTGATAAAAGAGGGCAGAAGCGATGAGGCTAATGCACTTGTGAGTCTTTGTGCAAATTTGCTTGCACGCGTGGCGATCTTGCTAAGCCCTGCTATGCCAAAGACTTGCGAGAAAATAGCTAAAGCGATGGAATTTGAAATTTCAACCCAAAACTATAGAAAAATCATACTTGAAAATGAGGTTTTAGACTTTGTTTGCGAGCAGACACCACCGCTCTTTCCAAAGATAGAAAAAGAGCTTATGAGTACTCCTGCGCCAAGCGTTGCAGAGCCTATCAAGGATGAAACGCCAAAGATCAAGATAGATGAGTTTAAAAAGTGCGTTATCAAAGTTGGCACTATCTTAGATGCTTCAAATATCGAAGGCAGCGATAAACTGCTTAAATTTAAGATAGATCTTGGCGAGAGCGAGCCAAGACAGATCGTATCAGGGATCGCCAAATTTTATGGTCCTCAAGAGCTTGTCGGCAAGCAGGTCTGCGTGCTGGCAAATTTAAAAGAGGCTAAGATATTTGGCAACGTCTCTCAAGGCATGATACTAACGGCAGAAGATGGCTCGCTAGCGCTGCTAAGTCCTATCTCAAGCGTTAAAAACGGAGCGATCGTCGGCTAA
- the queC gene encoding 7-cyano-7-deazaguanine synthase QueC, with amino-acid sequence MMKKAVCIMSGGMDSTLCATMAKKQGYEVIALHFDYNQCTMNREKRAFEEICDRLRIEKRLNLDVGFIADIGGNSLTDANLKVPKAGLGNEIPNTYVPFRNGIFISIAAALAEKEGAEAIFIGVVEEDSSGYPDCSAKFIERINLAINEGTSPNFNVKIITPLVNLSKANIVAKSIEMNSPIELTWSCYESEDIACGECDSCRLRLNGFKRAGVKDPIPYKK; translated from the coding sequence ATGATGAAAAAGGCTGTTTGTATAATGAGTGGAGGGATGGATAGCACTCTATGCGCTACTATGGCAAAAAAACAAGGTTATGAGGTAATAGCGCTTCATTTTGATTACAATCAGTGCACTATGAATCGTGAAAAAAGAGCTTTTGAAGAAATTTGCGACAGACTTAGGATAGAAAAAAGACTGAATTTAGATGTTGGTTTTATAGCCGATATTGGTGGAAATTCTTTAACCGATGCTAATCTAAAAGTGCCAAAAGCCGGGCTTGGCAATGAAATTCCAAATACCTATGTGCCTTTTCGCAACGGAATCTTTATCTCTATCGCTGCTGCACTTGCTGAAAAAGAAGGTGCAGAGGCTATATTTATAGGAGTAGTTGAAGAGGATAGTAGCGGCTATCCTGATTGCTCGGCCAAATTTATAGAGAGGATAAATTTGGCGATAAATGAAGGCACCTCGCCAAATTTCAACGTCAAAATCATAACCCCTCTTGTAAATTTAAGCAAGGCTAATATCGTGGCTAAATCCATTGAAATGAACTCTCCTATCGAGCTTACATGGAGTTGCTATGAAAGTGAGGATATAGCTTGCGGAGAGTGCGATAGCTGCAGGTTAAGACTAAACGGGTTTAAAAGAGCCGGAGTAAAGGATCCGATCCCGTATAAAAAATAG
- the mobB gene encoding molybdopterin-guanine dinucleotide biosynthesis protein B, with protein MKRLAMAFSGPSNSGKTTLILKVGKKFIDDGFKVVIIKHDPGDKARFDVDGKDSFKFSEIGADVVVASPTRTTYFSKAQKSLDDIVDMIGEFDILLVEGLKTLPLPRLSVFKDEINEDYLSFSNAIATYKPEYKIDKPNFNLDDINSICEWILQNAKAL; from the coding sequence ATGAAAAGATTAGCTATGGCGTTTTCAGGTCCGTCAAATAGCGGAAAAACGACGCTTATTTTAAAAGTAGGAAAAAAATTTATAGACGATGGATTTAAGGTTGTAATCATCAAGCATGATCCAGGCGATAAGGCTAGATTTGATGTAGATGGCAAAGACAGCTTTAAATTTAGTGAAATCGGAGCAGATGTCGTAGTGGCAAGCCCTACAAGAACAACATATTTTAGTAAAGCACAAAAGAGCTTAGATGATATAGTGGATATGATTGGAGAATTTGATATATTATTAGTCGAAGGTCTAAAAACTCTGCCACTTCCCAGACTAAGCGTTTTTAAAGATGAGATAAACGAAGATTATCTGAGTTTTTCAAATGCAATCGCTACTTACAAACCAGAATACAAAATAGACAAACCAAATTTTAATTTAGATGATATAAATAGTATCTGTGAGTGGATTTTACAAAACGCAAAGGCTTTATGA
- a CDS encoding ferrochelatase, with the protein MMNIENLRRLINAEVLNKPSVSSVLNFAFEAKNIRHGYAYIGINANEDEIKEAISNGAYAVIIEDDFEVIDKEIAFLKVDSLSVALMRLMRFESSYKNLKFYSINCVQKAILKRTSLPKHANILPIDTKELFLKIINADKNDIFFSDDIKILSKIAPFYDTVWTDTQAKAINKGSIFFTSIICDDVYYQNLAIPKAFKGFLSGLIRHLNKNQISFKMGDLRGIEHFEPVFVDRNFKITPFGASFRAFIVESDDELFEMEANFLRKNFKDSVEICAPKNYKTKIDPTFIFNDIAELKQLKDFRYAIVKCQKQELEAMLNKSETEKTLFDF; encoded by the coding sequence ATGATGAATATTGAGAATTTAAGACGACTGATAAATGCAGAGGTTTTAAACAAGCCAAGTGTTTCAAGCGTCTTAAATTTCGCATTTGAAGCCAAAAATATTAGACATGGCTATGCCTATATAGGCATAAATGCCAACGAAGATGAGATTAAAGAAGCCATATCAAATGGAGCCTATGCAGTCATTATAGAGGATGATTTTGAAGTTATCGATAAAGAGATTGCATTTTTAAAGGTAGATAGTCTAAGCGTGGCTTTAATGCGTCTAATGCGCTTTGAAAGCAGCTATAAAAATCTTAAATTTTACTCTATAAATTGTGTACAAAAGGCCATCTTAAAACGAACGAGCCTACCAAAACATGCAAATATCTTGCCCATAGACACCAAAGAGCTATTTTTAAAAATCATAAATGCCGACAAGAACGATATATTTTTTAGCGACGATATAAAAATTCTATCAAAGATTGCGCCATTTTACGATACCGTATGGACAGATACACAAGCCAAAGCAATTAATAAAGGCTCAATATTTTTTACATCAATTATTTGCGACGATGTGTATTATCAAAATTTAGCCATACCAAAAGCATTCAAGGGGTTTTTGTCAGGGCTTATTCGTCATCTTAATAAAAATCAAATATCCTTTAAGATGGGCGATTTAAGAGGGATTGAGCATTTTGAGCCTGTTTTTGTAGATAGAAATTTTAAGATAACTCCATTCGGAGCAAGTTTTAGAGCTTTTATAGTAGAAAGCGACGATGAATTATTTGAGATGGAAGCAAATTTTTTAAGAAAAAACTTCAAAGACTCAGTAGAAATTTGTGCGCCTAAAAATTATAAGACAAAGATAGATCCAACCTTCATTTTTAACGATATAGCCGAGCTAAAACAACTCAAAGATTTTCGATATGCTATTGTAAAGTGTCAAAAACAAGAGCTTGAAGCAATGCTAAACAAGAGCGAAACCGAAAAAACTCTATTTGATTTTTAA
- the hisB gene encoding imidazoleglycerol-phosphate dehydratase HisB: protein MQKIRKTKETDISLDLEIYGSGKCEISTGIGFFDHMLEAFAKHALFDMKLVAKGDLHIDFHHTVEDTGIVIGSLLKEMIYPVNGIERFGEATVVMDEAAVNCALDLSNRPFLVYESIHEGKVGEFDIELVNEFFQALAFNANITLHIAKIRGKNSHHIIEASFKALAVALRRALAKNERIGVPSTKGVL, encoded by the coding sequence GTGCAAAAGATAAGAAAGACCAAAGAGACTGATATAAGCTTAGATTTAGAAATTTATGGAAGCGGCAAGTGTGAGATAAGCACCGGTATAGGATTTTTTGACCATATGCTCGAAGCTTTTGCAAAGCACGCTTTGTTTGATATGAAGCTTGTTGCAAAGGGCGATTTACATATAGATTTTCACCATACGGTTGAAGATACAGGCATCGTCATAGGCTCGCTTTTAAAAGAGATGATATATCCTGTAAACGGAATTGAGAGATTTGGCGAGGCGACGGTTGTCATGGATGAAGCAGCTGTAAACTGTGCTCTTGATCTATCTAACCGACCTTTTTTAGTCTATGAAAGTATCCATGAAGGCAAGGTTGGCGAGTTTGATATAGAGCTTGTGAATGAATTTTTCCAAGCGCTTGCATTTAATGCAAATATCACGCTGCATATTGCTAAAATTCGCGGTAAAAACTCTCATCATATAATCGAAGCAAGCTTTAAAGCTTTGGCTGTCGCACTTAGAAGAGCTCTTGCCAAAAACGAGCGAATCGGAGTTCCAAGCACAAAAGGCGTGTTGTGA
- the ybeY gene encoding rRNA maturation RNase YbeY, with protein MIICDEQYPEILDQICKYLTAGDVELSFVNSKQMRDINLKQRKIDKTTDVLSFPFEFIMHVPLGCIVINLDLAEEKSKEFNHCKDDEIALLFTHGLLHILGFDHEKDSGEMREKEEEIINKFNLPKSLIVRTMDEI; from the coding sequence ATGATAATATGCGATGAACAATATCCAGAAATTTTAGATCAAATTTGCAAATATCTCACTGCTGGCGATGTGGAGCTAAGTTTTGTAAATAGTAAGCAGATGCGAGATATAAATTTAAAGCAACGCAAAATAGATAAAACAACCGATGTTTTGAGCTTTCCATTTGAGTTCATTATGCACGTTCCTCTTGGCTGTATAGTTATAAATTTAGATTTAGCAGAGGAAAAATCAAAAGAATTTAACCACTGTAAAGACGATGAAATAGCTCTTTTGTTTACACACGGACTACTTCATATTTTAGGCTTTGATCACGAAAAAGACAGCGGAGAGATGAGAGAAAAAGAAGAAGAGATAATTAATAAATTTAATCTTCCCAAAAGCCTCATAGTGCGTACTATGGATGAAATTTAA
- the yihA gene encoding ribosome biogenesis GTP-binding protein YihA/YsxC codes for MIRPINARFLLSAPNISLAPPVSGSEVAFLGRSNVGKSSLINALVNQNNLAKSSSTPGKTRLINFFEVEYINDEDRVNLIFVDLPGFGYAKVSKTMHDDWRRNLDEYLKQRSNIRLFVHLIDSRQHDMLIDREVGDYLQSFLRADQKILNILTKADKLNQSEKSAALKAYPNAHLVSTLKKIGIDKANELIVKNALGINQ; via the coding sequence GTGATAAGGCCTATAAATGCCAGATTTCTTTTGTCTGCTCCAAATATATCACTTGCTCCTCCTGTTAGCGGTAGCGAAGTGGCATTTTTAGGACGTTCTAATGTTGGTAAAAGTAGCCTGATAAACGCTCTTGTGAATCAAAACAATCTGGCTAAAAGCTCCTCAACTCCGGGCAAAACAAGGCTTATCAATTTTTTTGAAGTTGAATATATAAATGATGAGGATAGGGTAAATTTAATATTTGTGGATCTGCCGGGTTTTGGATATGCAAAGGTATCAAAAACTATGCATGATGATTGGAGACGAAATTTAGATGAGTATTTGAAACAAAGATCAAATATAAGGCTTTTTGTCCATCTTATAGATAGCAGACAACATGATATGCTCATAGATAGAGAGGTGGGTGATTATCTGCAAAGTTTTTTGAGAGCCGATCAGAAAATTTTAAATATCCTAACAAAGGCTGATAAGCTAAATCAAAGTGAGAAAAGCGCAGCTTTAAAAGCATATCCTAACGCACATCTAGTATCGACTCTAAAAAAAATAGGAATTGATAAAGCAAATGAGCTTATAGTAAAAAACGCATTAGGTATAAATCAGTAG
- a CDS encoding class 1 fructose-bisphosphatase: MEKIFETIKQIAVKISNEIKFADLGYTDHANATGDTQLKLDVLSDEIITREFANLECVKALVSEEKDEMLSLNENAKFIVAYDPLDGSSLVDVNFAIGSIFGIYENELKPENLVAAAYTVYGPRLELVICTDKPKLYRLNKEGKFQFIKDLQLKEKGKLNATGATQKGWSDTHAKFIRELFERGYRLRYSGAMVSDLHQILLKGGGLFSYPATTDAPNGKLRVLFEVLPFAFIYERAGGATSDGYSKSLFEVKIEKIHQTTPCFFGSKDEIKTLHEFYGSKNG, encoded by the coding sequence ATGGAAAAAATTTTTGAAACGATTAAACAAATCGCCGTTAAAATCAGCAACGAGATAAAATTTGCAGATCTTGGCTACACCGATCACGCAAACGCCACGGGAGACACCCAGCTTAAGCTTGACGTGCTAAGCGATGAGATCATCACGCGCGAATTTGCAAATTTAGAGTGCGTCAAAGCTCTAGTTAGCGAAGAAAAAGATGAGATGCTCTCACTAAACGAAAACGCAAAATTTATCGTAGCCTACGATCCGCTTGACGGCTCAAGCTTGGTTGATGTAAATTTTGCCATCGGCTCGATATTTGGCATATATGAAAACGAACTAAAGCCTGAAAATTTAGTAGCTGCAGCATATACCGTTTACGGACCTAGACTTGAGCTGGTTATCTGCACGGACAAGCCAAAGCTTTATAGACTCAACAAAGAGGGCAAATTTCAGTTTATAAAAGATTTACAGCTAAAAGAAAAAGGTAAGCTAAACGCCACTGGTGCTACGCAAAAAGGCTGGAGCGACACACACGCTAAATTTATAAGAGAGCTTTTTGAGAGGGGGTATCGCCTTAGATATTCTGGCGCGATGGTAAGCGACTTGCATCAAATTTTACTAAAAGGCGGCGGACTTTTTAGCTATCCTGCTACCACCGATGCGCCAAACGGCAAGCTTAGAGTGCTCTTTGAGGTGCTACCTTTTGCATTTATCTACGAGCGCGCAGGAGGAGCTACGAGCGACGGCTACTCCAAAAGCCTTTTTGAAGTAAAGATAGAAAAAATCCACCAAACCACTCCGTGCTTCTTTGGCTCAAAAGACGAGATAAAGACACTGCACGAATTTTACGGAAGCAAAAATGGCTGA
- the mrdA gene encoding penicillin-binding protein 2 produces MRMRIVFAIIFSVWVLLLVRIYYLSIKSNEFYEEIAEQNIVKKQFMPPARGLILDIKGRPLAVNRLGFSVSVKPHLGKKDVLDQELENLQNMFQDLNVTKLKKDYIKADSPYNQDFIEIIDFIDYDRMIPKIAALSLRENLEVKPASKRHYPYSNLASHIIGYVGRANQQDYINDPVTKITNYTGRSGIERYYNSILQGQEGVRKIKVNALNEEIEEIFKEEPKSSDIRLSIDLEFQKYIEEIFGENAGAIIVMDVTDGSIIAAGSFPEYDLNPFVTGISQARWNELINSIDHPFTNKLVNGLYPPGSVIKMGVALAFLDSGKIDRGTDYFCSGSFELGGRNFRCWNIYGHGKMDMNSAIRESCDDYFYKGSLKIGIDAIAPVLERFGMGQKTGVDLPNEFVGIVPSREWKMHKYSQPWYQGETLNTSIGQGNFLVTPMQIARHTAMLATGKNIIPHFLHSIGKEEAKFEASDIFTPFEKKQLPYIRKAMYEVVNHQKGTAFKYFTDANLTIAAKTGTAQVVGISQAEKKRIKEEDMKYLQRSHAWITTYAPYEKPKYVVTIIIEHGGHGGLTAGPMAVRVYNKLIELGYIDKKYAKNEQAIKKDKK; encoded by the coding sequence ATGAGAATGCGCATAGTTTTTGCCATAATATTTAGTGTCTGGGTGCTTTTGCTGGTTAGAATCTATTATCTAAGCATCAAGTCTAATGAATTTTACGAGGAAATTGCAGAACAAAATATAGTAAAAAAGCAGTTTATGCCACCTGCAAGAGGACTCATACTTGATATTAAAGGGCGTCCTTTGGCAGTTAATAGGCTTGGCTTCTCGGTATCTGTTAAGCCTCATCTTGGTAAAAAAGATGTTTTGGATCAAGAACTTGAAAATTTGCAAAATATGTTTCAAGATCTAAACGTTACAAAATTAAAAAAAGATTATATTAAAGCCGATTCGCCTTATAATCAAGATTTTATAGAAATTATTGACTTTATAGATTATGACAGGATGATTCCTAAGATAGCTGCGCTTTCCTTGCGTGAAAATTTAGAGGTTAAACCGGCTTCCAAGCGTCACTATCCATATTCCAACCTTGCTTCTCATATCATAGGCTATGTCGGCAGAGCTAATCAGCAAGATTATATTAATGATCCTGTGACCAAGATTACAAACTATACGGGAAGAAGCGGAATAGAACGCTATTACAACTCTATTTTGCAAGGACAAGAAGGTGTTAGAAAGATAAAGGTAAATGCTCTTAATGAGGAGATAGAAGAGATTTTTAAAGAAGAGCCCAAGAGTAGCGATATAAGGCTAAGCATAGATCTGGAATTTCAAAAATATATAGAAGAAATTTTTGGAGAAAATGCAGGTGCTATTATTGTAATGGATGTCACCGACGGCTCTATTATAGCTGCCGGGAGTTTTCCCGAGTATGATTTAAATCCATTTGTAACAGGAATTTCACAGGCTAGATGGAACGAGCTTATAAACAGCATAGATCATCCTTTTACTAATAAGCTTGTAAACGGGCTATATCCTCCGGGATCAGTTATAAAGATGGGCGTGGCTTTGGCGTTTTTAGATTCTGGCAAGATAGATAGAGGGACTGATTATTTTTGTAGCGGTTCCTTTGAGCTTGGAGGGCGAAATTTTAGGTGCTGGAACATATACGGACACGGTAAAATGGATATGAATTCCGCAATTAGGGAGAGCTGTGATGATTATTTTTACAAGGGAAGTTTAAAAATAGGCATAGATGCTATAGCTCCGGTGCTTGAACGCTTTGGTATGGGTCAAAAGACAGGCGTGGATCTGCCTAATGAATTTGTAGGTATTGTTCCGAGTCGCGAATGGAAGATGCATAAATACTCTCAGCCTTGGTATCAGGGTGAGACCCTAAACACCTCTATAGGGCAGGGGAATTTTCTAGTAACTCCTATGCAGATTGCTAGGCATACAGCTATGCTTGCAACGGGTAAAAACATAATACCTCATTTTTTACATAGTATAGGCAAAGAAGAGGCTAAATTCGAGGCTAGTGATATATTCACTCCTTTTGAAAAAAAACAACTTCCGTATATTAGAAAAGCTATGTATGAGGTTGTAAATCATCAAAAGGGAACCGCTTTTAAATATTTTACAGATGCGAATTTAACGATAGCCGCTAAAACAGGCACAGCTCAAGTAGTCGGTATTTCTCAAGCTGAAAAAAAGCGTATAAAAGAGGAGGATATGAAGTATCTTCAACGCTCTCACGCATGGATTACAACTTATGCTCCATATGAAAAACCAAAATATGTAGTTACTATAATAATAGAGCATGGAGGTCACGGTGGGCTTACTGCGGGTCCTATGGCGGTAAGAGTCTACAATAAGCTTATAGAGCTTGGATATATCGATAAAAAATATGCTAAGAACGAGCAGGCTATTAAAAAAGATAAAAAATAG